In the genome of Opitutia bacterium KCR 482, one region contains:
- a CDS encoding GMP synthase, with translation MKINIISCEDFGEQRRAFGRPTPEYPQLFADLFRAAGTTQFAVFDAKHGELPRPEAGAKYVITGSLSSAYDADEWIARLKNFVRLAFAANAKIAGICFGHQLVADALGGHVERAKVGWGEGIRFSPSASEFMSAQFPDGGFWLDYNHHDQVLKLPDGAERLSGSEFCPVESFGIGNKVLCFQGHPEFTREYSEMLFSYFKNEFPAPAQTAREAAKNRETDSLKIGKLIAEF, from the coding sequence GTGAAAATAAACATAATTTCATGCGAGGATTTCGGCGAGCAAAGACGCGCCTTCGGACGCCCTACGCCCGAATATCCGCAACTTTTCGCCGACCTCTTCCGCGCGGCGGGAACAACGCAATTCGCCGTATTCGACGCAAAACACGGCGAACTGCCCCGCCCCGAAGCGGGCGCAAAATACGTCATAACGGGCAGCCTGTCGAGCGCGTACGACGCCGACGAATGGATTGCGCGGCTGAAAAATTTTGTGCGCTTGGCATTTGCGGCAAACGCGAAAATAGCGGGAATCTGCTTCGGACACCAGCTCGTGGCGGACGCGCTCGGCGGACACGTCGAACGCGCAAAAGTCGGCTGGGGCGAGGGAATCAGATTCTCGCCGTCGGCGTCCGAATTTATGTCGGCACAATTTCCCGACGGCGGCTTCTGGCTCGACTACAACCACCACGACCAGGTTTTGAAACTGCCCGACGGCGCGGAACGCCTTTCGGGAAGCGAGTTTTGCCCAGTAGAATCGTTCGGAATCGGCAATAAAGTTCTGTGCTTTCAGGGACACCCCGAATTTACGCGCGAATACTCCGAGATGCTGTTTTCGTACTTCAAAAACGAATTCCCCGCGCCGGCGCAGACCGCCCGCGAAGCCGCAAAAAACAGGGAAACCGACAGTCTGAAAATCGGGAAACTCATAGCCGAATTTTAG
- a CDS encoding malate dehydrogenase — MKDPIKIAITGAAGQIGYSLLFRIASGAIFGPEQPVDLSLIEIEPGMKALAGVKMELDDCAFPLLNKVVTTCDMNEGFYGANWALLVGSVPRKAGMERGDLLGINGKIFIGQGKAIEANAADDIRVLVVGNPCNTNCWTAMKNAPKIPSNRWFAMTRLDENRAKAQLAEKAGVHVNEVSNMTIWGNHSSTQYPDFYNAKIDGKAALDVIKDEAWLKDTFIPTVQKRGAAVIAARGLSSAASAANAAIDTVRTLVTPTKAGDWFSVGVCSDGSYGTPAGTITSLPVRSNGKDWEIVQGIELNDFAKEKIAASNAELLEEQAEISKLF; from the coding sequence ATGAAAGATCCTATTAAAATCGCAATCACGGGTGCCGCCGGACAAATCGGCTACTCCCTGCTTTTCCGCATTGCAAGCGGAGCAATCTTCGGTCCCGAACAGCCGGTAGACCTTAGCCTCATCGAAATCGAACCCGGCATGAAGGCTCTCGCGGGCGTCAAGATGGAGCTAGACGACTGTGCATTCCCGCTCCTCAACAAGGTCGTTACGACCTGCGACATGAACGAAGGCTTCTACGGCGCGAACTGGGCGCTGCTCGTCGGCAGCGTGCCACGCAAGGCGGGCATGGAACGCGGCGACCTCCTCGGCATCAACGGCAAGATTTTCATCGGTCAGGGCAAGGCTATCGAAGCAAACGCCGCCGACGATATCCGCGTTCTCGTTGTCGGCAACCCCTGCAACACGAACTGCTGGACGGCGATGAAAAACGCCCCCAAGATTCCCTCGAACAGATGGTTCGCGATGACCCGCCTCGACGAAAACCGCGCAAAGGCGCAGCTCGCCGAAAAGGCTGGCGTGCACGTCAACGAAGTCTCCAACATGACCATTTGGGGCAACCACTCGTCCACCCAGTATCCCGACTTCTACAACGCCAAAATCGACGGCAAGGCGGCTCTCGACGTCATCAAGGACGAAGCGTGGCTTAAAGACACGTTTATCCCGACTGTCCAGAAGCGCGGCGCGGCGGTTATCGCGGCTCGCGGCCTTTCCAGCGCGGCTTCGGCGGCAAACGCGGCAATCGATACCGTCCGCACTCTCGTCACCCCGACGAAAGCAGGCGACTGGTTCAGCGTCGGCGTTTGCTCCGACGGCAGCTACGGCACTCCCGCCGGTACGATTACCTCTCTCCCCGTCCGCTCGAACGGCAAAGACTGGGAAATCGTTCAGGGCATCGAGCTTAACGACTTCGCCAAGGAAAAAATCGCCGCCTCCAACGCGGAACTCCTCGAAGAACAAGCCGAAATCTCCAAGCTCTTCTAA
- a CDS encoding YbaB/EbfC family nucleoid-associated protein, with protein sequence MPGVGKLLKQAQKMQKAMEAAQSELEALDIEGSAAGGAVKAVVNGQGALKSIKIDPEFLKEDAASVETSVVAAVQDAAAKAKQASEEKMSSITGGFSLPF encoded by the coding sequence ATGCCCGGAGTAGGCAAACTTCTCAAACAGGCGCAGAAAATGCAAAAGGCAATGGAAGCCGCGCAAAGCGAGCTTGAAGCACTCGACATCGAAGGCTCGGCGGCGGGCGGCGCAGTCAAGGCGGTCGTCAACGGACAGGGCGCACTGAAATCGATAAAAATCGACCCCGAATTTTTGAAGGAGGACGCCGCGAGCGTCGAAACTTCGGTCGTGGCTGCGGTTCAGGACGCCGCGGCAAAAGCGAAACAGGCGAGCGAAGAAAAGATGTCGTCAATCACGGGCGGCTTCTCGCTCCCCTTCTAA
- a CDS encoding DUF481 domain-containing protein, with product MRFDKLSIVAVAAAFGFLTANAEILTLSNGDRISGKISQADDAQVILDTAFGSIKIPRASISGISADQNSPELTQQAAEKSAEAAPAPAAAPAADPTAPEAVEKEPQWITDYREFVKENFPEGWQFRLRGGVEYRQTTSKVFSVYGAFDLKKEWDLNKFSATAYYNYTQETSTNDVSSTTLDKWGIDTNFRRDFDETSHWYVQNILNYKKDMVKGIKDQVDEAITLGYRFEFERYGLTIDIAPGPAVRYINADDFNTKWVLMGVVAEDLVWEISKLLRLEQNGYVGMNLTNSNQYSAYLRIGFIVKATDVLEIALRYSYDYDAVNASTAQKEEQRLLLSFEAPFNWQ from the coding sequence ATGAGATTCGACAAACTTTCCATCGTCGCGGTTGCGGCGGCATTCGGTTTTCTGACCGCAAATGCGGAAATTCTCACGCTCTCAAACGGCGACAGAATTTCCGGCAAAATTTCGCAGGCCGACGACGCTCAGGTCATTCTCGACACTGCGTTCGGCTCGATAAAAATTCCCCGCGCGTCGATTAGCGGAATCAGCGCAGACCAAAATTCGCCAGAGCTTACCCAGCAGGCGGCGGAAAAATCCGCCGAGGCAGCTCCCGCGCCCGCGGCAGCCCCAGCGGCGGACCCGACCGCGCCCGAAGCCGTCGAAAAAGAACCGCAGTGGATTACCGACTACCGCGAATTCGTCAAGGAGAACTTTCCCGAAGGCTGGCAGTTCAGGCTTCGCGGCGGCGTTGAATACCGCCAGACGACATCGAAAGTGTTCTCCGTCTACGGCGCGTTCGACCTCAAAAAAGAGTGGGACTTGAACAAGTTCTCCGCGACCGCCTACTACAACTATACGCAGGAAACAAGCACCAACGACGTTTCCAGCACCACCCTCGATAAATGGGGTATCGACACCAACTTCCGCCGCGACTTCGACGAAACCAGCCACTGGTATGTGCAAAACATTCTCAACTATAAAAAGGATATGGTCAAGGGCATCAAAGACCAGGTCGACGAGGCGATAACGCTTGGTTATAGGTTCGAGTTCGAACGCTACGGTTTGACAATCGACATCGCCCCCGGTCCCGCTGTCCGCTACATCAATGCCGACGACTTCAACACAAAGTGGGTGCTCATGGGTGTTGTCGCCGAAGACCTCGTTTGGGAAATCAGCAAACTTCTCCGCTTAGAACAGAACGGCTACGTCGGCATGAATCTCACCAATTCCAACCAGTACTCGGCGTATCTGCGAATCGGATTCATCGTGAAGGCGACCGACGTTCTCGAAATCGCCCTCCGCTATTCGTACGACTACGACGCCGTCAACGCTTCGACCGCCCAGAAAGAGGAACAGCGTCTGCTGCTCTCGTTCGAAGCCCCGTTTAATTGGCAGTAA